The sequence GCGCACCACCAGCAGGCGCGCGCGGTGGTCCGCCAGCTCCACCAGCGACTTGCCCGCGAGCGTCGTGGTGGTGAGGTTGCCCAGCGGCTCCGGCCAGAAGCGCTCCGGCTCGCTGCCCAGCTCGGAGGTGTTCTGCGCGGTGGCCACGCCATCCGCCTGGCGAAGGAAGATGGCGTACGGCAGCGCGCCGGGCTCCGCCGCCTGGGCCTTCCGGGGCAACAGCCCCTCCAGCACCGGCAGCCCCAGCACGACGCCACCCAGTCCCTGCAACATGCGTCGACGGCTCAGTTTCACGGCAGCTCCTCCGGGTGGCGATTCACGAAGCCCACGCCCGTCACGACCTCGACGACCAGGTCCACGATGGGCAGCTGCCCCGCCTGCGACAGCTTGCCCAGCCGCTGCACCAGCGCCTCGTCCTCTTCCGCCGCGGGGCGCCCGCTCAGGAACTCCACCCAGTGGCGCGCGTAGCACGCGTGCACCGCTTGCGCGTTCGCGAGCGCGTCCGCCAGGTCCAGCGCGCCGTTCACCGACACCTTCTGCCCGCCGATGCCCGGCGACGCCGAGGCGTCCACCGGGTGCCCGTTGTCCGTCGTGCGGTAGCCGCCCACGGCGTCGAAGTTCTCGAAGGGGAAGCCCAGCGGGTTGATGAGCGTCGTATGGCAGGACGCGCACAGCGTGCCGGGCCCTTCCGTGTGCGACGTCACCACCTCGCGGTTGGTGCGGCCGTTGGGCGCGGGCAGCGCGGGGATGTTGGCCGGCGGCGCGCCAATCTTCTGGCAGAGCAGGCGCTCCGACAGGAACACGCCGCGGTGGATGGGGTCCGGGTCCAGCGACGTCGCGTGCGACGCGAGGAAGCCCACCTGCGTGAGGATGCCCCGCCGCTGCGCGCCGTCCAGTGTCACCGGCACGAAGTTGGCGGTGAACGTCCCGGTGAGGCCGTAGACGCGCGCCAGCTCGTCGTTGACGAAGGTGTCGCGCGACGTGAGCAGGTCCGCGAAGCGGCCCTTGCGTCCGAAGACGACGTCCTCCACGAAGAGGGCGTTCTCCTTCGCCGCGGACTCCGCCAGCTTCGCGGTGACGTTGGGGAAGCGCGTGGTGTTGGGGAGGATGCGCCCATAGCGGGCCACGTCGAAGACGACCTGGTGGTAGGCGTCCACCACGCCGCGCGCCCGGGGGTCCGCCATCATCCGGCGGGCTTCCGCGGCCACGCCCTCGCGCTGGGACAGCAGGCCCTCGCGAGCGGCGGCGAACAGCGCGTCGTCCGGCATGGAGTTCCAGAGCGCGTAGCTCAGCCGCGACGCCACCTCGAACGCATCCAGCGGCACCTTGCCGTCCGCCGCCTGCGTGCTGCGCTCCACGCGGTAGAGGAACAGGGGCGACTGGAGGAAGCCCTCCAGCACCATCCGCAGGCCGCCCTGGAACGCGGCCATCGTCGGGTACGCCTGCGGCCCCTTGCGGTACAGGGCCAGGTAGCCCTCCACCTCGTCCGCGGTGAGCGGACGGCGCAGGGCGCGCAGGCCGAAGGACTCCACGAACGCCTTCGCGCGCGCCTCGTCCGTGGTGCTGCCCGGGGGCAGCAGCTTGCCCAGCTTCGTCGCGTCCGTGGCCACCTGCCCGGCCAGGTCCGCCGCCGCGCGCTGGTACGCACCCCACAGCGCCTCGTCCACCGACAGCGCGCGGGCGTCGTTGCCGAAGAGGAAGCCGCTCTGGGCCGGATCCGCGCGGAACGTCTGCGCCAGCGCCGTGGGCGCCGCGTCCAGCTTGAGCAGGTCCTTCACGCTGCTCAGCCACTGCGCATGCGTCAGCCGCGCGACGCGCACCGAGCGCGCCGGCTGCTCCACCAGCGGCGGGGGGTTGTTCGTCCCGCCCGGGCCGCCACCACCCCCGGGGCCCGGGTTGCGTGGATTCGCCGCGTCAGAAATCTGGCCTTCGCAGGCACTCAAGAAACTCAGGGAGGCCGCGAGCAGCGCGGAACTCATCCAGTGTCGACGTCGCGCCATGGGGGGAAGCGCCTCCGTTCGTTGGAGGTCATCCCAATGGGGAAGCGTCAGGAAGTCAATCCGTACACCGGCCGGCCAGCCGGCCGCGTCACACGAATACTGGAAACGGCCACCGGCACCGGATCAGCCGGGAATCAGGAAGCGCGCGATGACGCGCTTGAGGCCCACGTTGCCGCCGAACTCCACGGTGACCTTGGCGTTGGGGCCGCTGCCTTCCGCGGCGACGATTCGGCCGGAGCCGAACTGTTCGTGGCGCACGCGCATGCCGCGCACGTCACCGCCCACGCCGTCCATGTCGGACGACGCCTGGGAATAGCTGCGGTCCACGCGCGGGCCCGTCTCGTCGTCGTCCCAGTTGCGGCGGCGCTGCGGCATGGCGGCGGCGCGCGGCGGGGGCGGCAGGTCGTTCTCCTTGAAGCCGAAGAGCGCCTGCGGCACGTCCGCGAGGAAGCGGCTGGGCGGGTTGTACTTGAGCTCGCCGAAGAGGGAGCGGCACTGCGCCAGGCTCACGAAGAGCCGCTTGCGCGCGCGGGTGAAGCCCACGTAGCAGAGCCGGCGCTCCTCGGCCATCTCCTCACCGCCGTCGGGCTCCTCGCTCTTGAGCGCGCGCGAGTGCGGGAAGACGCCCTCCTCCAGGCCGGTGAGGAACACGGCGTCGAACTCCAGGCCCTTGGCCGCGTGCAGCGTCATCAAAGCCACGCGCCCCTCGCTCACCTCCGCGTCCGCCTCGCCCACCAGGCTGATCTGCTCCAGGAAGGCCTGCAGCGGAGGCACGTCCGCGGTGAGCGGCGCGGAGTCCACGCCCTCCGGCGCCTCCTCCTCGCGCGCCTCCACCGCCTGCGCGGCCGCGACCATGTCCGACGCGCGCTTCAGGTCGAACTCCTGCGCCGCGCCCAAAAGCTCCTTCAGGTTCTCCGCCCGGGTGAGCGCCTCGTCGCTGCCGTCCGCGACGAGCGACTCCACGAGCTTGGACTCCTTGAGCATCTGGTCCACCGCGCCCGCAGCGTCCTTCGCCGTCAGCGAGAAGGCGTGCAGCGACTGGAGCAACTGGTGGAAGCCGCCCAGGCGCTTCTGCGCGGTGGCGTTGAGGGACGGGATGCGGTGGCGCTCGCCCAGGGCTTCGTAGAGGCTCAGGCCCTGCTCGTTCGCGAAGTCCGTCAGCCGCTCCTCGGTGGTGTCGCCGATGCCGCGCGCTGGCACGTTGAGCACGCGCAAGAGGTCCGCGTCCGAGCGCGGGTTCACCATCAGCCGCAGGTACGCGGACGCGTCACGGACCTCCGCGCGGTCGTAGAAGCTGCGTCCGCTCACCAACTGGTACGGCACGCGCGCCAGCCGCAGCGCCTCCTCCAGCACGCGGCTCTGCGCGTTGGTCCGGTAGAACACCGCCATGCTGGAGAACTTGATGAAGCCCTCGCGCTGGACGGCCAGGATGCGCCGGGCCACCTCCTGCGCCTCCGCGCGCTCGTCGCGGTGGAGCATCAGCTCCAGGTTCTCCCCCTTGGGCCGTTCGCTCCAGAGCTTCTTCGCCATGCGGCGCGGGTTCTTGGAGATGACCTCGTGCGCGGCGGTGAGGATGTTCTGGTCGGAGCGGTAGTTCTGCTCCAGCTTCACCACCTTCGCGCCCGGGTACTGCATGGGGAACTGGAGGATGTTGTCCACGTTCGCGCCGCGCCAGCGGTAGATGGACTGGTCGTCGTCACCCACCACCACCAGGTTCGCGGACGGCGGCGGGGCAATCTGGCGCAGGAACGCGTACTGCACGGGGTTGGTGTCCTGGAACTCGTCCACCAGCACGTGCGTGAAGCGCGTGCGGTAGCGCTCCAGCACGTCCGGCCGGTCGCGGAAGAGCTTCACGAGCAGGAGCAGCAGGTCCCCGAAGTCCACCGCGTTCGCCGCGCGCAGCAGCTTCTGGTAGCCCGCGTACACGCGCTTGACGATCTGCCCGCGGATGTCCTCCTGCTCCACGTGCATGTCCTCCGGCAGCCGCGCGGCGTTCTTCTCCTGGTCGATGCGGTGGAGGATTTCGCGCGGCTGCATCACCGGCTCCACGCCCGTGTCGCGCATGGCGCGCTTCACCAGGTTGAGCTGGTCGCCGTCGTCGTAGATGACGAAGGACTTCGTGAGGCCCACGGCCTCCGCCTCGCGGCGCAAAATCATGGCCGCGGCCGAGTGGAACGTGCTCACCACCAGGTCGTTGGCCTGCGCGCCCAAGAGCTGGGTGAGGCGCTCGCGCATCTCGCGCGCGGCCTTGTTGGTGAAGGTGACGGCCAGGATGCGCCAGGGGAAGACGCGGCGCACCTTCACCAGGTGGGCCACCCGGCGGGTGATGACGCGCGTCTTGCCGCTGCCGGCGCCCGACAGCACGAGCAGGGGGCCGTCGCCGTGGAGCACGGCTTCCGCCTGGGGCGGATTGAGGTCTTCGAGGAGGGCGGTTTCGTGCGCGTTCACGGGGGCTTCCACCGGGGGGAAAGAACCCGGTCTTCTAACGTCTTTCGCACGCCGGTGCCGGGTCTTCCGCCATCCCTGGCGCCCGCCGGGCCGTCCGCCCCCGGGACGGGCAGGAGCGTGGGGTATAAACAGGGTCCACAGCCATGTCCGACACCCCGTCCCGCCCCTCCCAGGCCCAGCTCGACCGCTTCGCGGAACTCTTCAACCAGAGCCTCACCCTGCGCCACTTCGGCGCCCGGATGTCCTTCCCCGAAGGCCGCATGGTGGTGGTGGAGCTCCCGGAGGTGCAGGCGCAGCACCGGGGCGGCCTGGGGGCCTCCGCCGTCAACGGCGGCGTGCTCTCCGCCCTCTTCGACTTCGCCATCGGCTGCACCCCGGCCCTGCGCGACCCCACCCGCCGCTGCGCCACCGTCCAGTTGTCCATGAGCTTCGAGCGCCCCGCCACCGGCAACCACCTCCGGGTGGAGGCCGTCATCGACAACGGCGGCCCGTCCACCGTGTTCGCCTCCGCGAAGCTGATGGACGCGGAAGGCCGGGTGTGCGCCCGCTGCCAGGGCGTCGTGCGCGTCTCCTCCCAGCCGTGGGCCTCCGGCGAGAGCCCCGCCACCAACTGACATTCCCCCACCCCGGGCCACCCTTGCCCCTTTCCGTCGATATGCCCGGCCTGGAGGCGCGTTTTCCTGGCAGCCCGGGGCCGGAATGGTCCCCGGGAGACGAGCGCGGCTCGCAACGGGAAGACGGCATGGATGCAGCCGTACAGGGCTTGGGGATGACGACCCTCCAGTCACGGCAGGACACAGACAGGGTCGCGCGTCCGGCGGCGCCGGACGAGGAGGCCCTGTCGCGGCGCGCGCTGGCGGGCGAGCGGGCCGCGTGGGACGCGCTCATCGCGCGGCACCAGCGCCGGGTGGTGGTGTCGCTGCTCGCGCGGGGCATCCGGGTGGACCGGGCCCAGGAGCTGGCGCAGGAGACGTGGGCGCGGCTCATCCAGCAGCAGCAGCGGGGCCTGCTCCCGGAGCTGCGCCTGCCGTACCTGGCCATCACCCAGGCGGCGTTCCTCGCGTCGGATGACGCCCGGCGCACGCGGCGCGAGTCGGTGGACGGCACGGTGGAGGACCTGCCGGAGCGGCAGCATCCGGTGGACCCCGCGCAGTCCGCGGAGAAGCGCCTGTTGTCGGAGGAGCAGCTGGCCCGGGCGCGCGACGCGCTGGAGCAGGTGTCGCCGGGCGCGCGCAACGTCTTCCTCCTGGCCTGTGACGGCCAGGGGCTTCCCCATGCCGAGGTCGCCTCCCGCGTCGGGCTGTCCGTCCAGCGCGTGCGACAGATTTTGTGCGAGGTCCGCAAGAAGCTGCGCACCGCGCTCGAAGAGGAAAACCATGTCTAGCCCCACGCCCCACCTCACCCGCGACCGCACGGAGCAGTACCTGCTGGGCGCGCTGCCGCCCGAAGCCGAGGCGGAGCTGGAGGCCCACACGCTCACGTGCGAGCCGTGCGCGCGGCTGCTCCAGGAGGAGGCCCTGCTGGAGGAGCAGCTGTACGAGGTCGCCGCCGCCACGCCGCGCGAGGCCGTCGTGGTGCGCCCCGCGCGCTGGCACCGTCCGGCCGCTGCCGCGGCGGCGCTGGTCGCGGTGGCCGCCTCCGTGTTCCTGATGCTGCGGCCGGGAGGGACGGAAGCCACCCCGCCCGTGACGCCCGTGGAAGCGCCGGCCGTCGCGGCGCGGGACGTGGAGGAAGGGCCCCGGGACATCGTGGTCGCATGCCCGGACCTGGCCACGCAGGAGCACTGCCTCCGGTCCGCGAGCGCGCGCGGGCTGCTCGTGTATCACCCCGGTGGACAGGGCGAGGTCCCCCGCTACGACGCGTCCAGCGAGCTGCCCCGGGTGGCGCTGAACTCGCGGCCGGCCGCCCTGTGAGGACTTCCGTGATGAGCTTGCGAACCCGCATCCCCGGCCTGCTGCTGGCGCTCTGGGCGCCCCTCGCCGCGGCCCAGACCCCGTCCACCCCGGCGGCCAGCCCCGACGCCACGGCGGCTCCCGCCACCTCCGGGGCCCTGCCCGCCGCGCCTGGCGCCACGCGCCCGAAGCTGCCGCAGGGCTGGTACGTCACGGAGAGCGCGCCCCAGCACTACGAGGCGGGCGTGGACGCGTCCTCTCCGTGCGAGGGCACGCGCAGCGCGTTCCTGCGCTCGCGCACCCAGGCCACGGACAGCTTCGGCACGTTCATGCAGGCCTTCAGCGCGCAGGACTACCGGGGCAAGCGCCTGCGCTTCTCCGCGGCCGTGCGCCACCAGGACGTGAAGGGCTGGGCGGGGCTGTGGATGCGCGTGGAGGGCGCGGACCCCAAGCAGCCGCTCGCCTTCGACAACATGCAGTCGCGCGCCCTCGTGGGCACCCACGGCTGCAAGCGCTACGACGTGGTGCTGGACGTCCCGCAGGAGGCCACCACCATCATGGCGGGCCTCATCATGAGCGGCACCGGCCAGGCGTGGCTCGGCGGCGTGCGCTTCGAGACGGTGGACGCGTCGGTGAAGACGACGGACCTGCTCGCCACCCCGCAGCCCCTGCCCTCCGGTCCGCAGGGCCTGGAGGAGATTCCCGCCTCATCCCCCGTCTGGAGCGGCGGCGAGCGGCTGGGCCGCGTGGGCTACTACTGGTTCGACGCCCTCTCCGTGCAGACGGAGAACCCGCTCGTGAAGGGCAAGGGCCAGCTGTGGCAGGGCACCGTGGGCGACGAGCTCTTCGAGCACGGCATCGAGGTGAACGGCACCTACCGCAACTACCCGCTGCGCGTGAAGGTCCACGCGGGAGGCCCCACCACCCGCATCCAGGGCACCTGGGGCACCGGGCCCGTGGACATCCGCCTCAGCCCGGACGTGCTGCACATGCGCTGGGGCGTCTTCG comes from Corallococcus macrosporus and encodes:
- a CDS encoding DUF1592 domain-containing protein, producing the protein MARRRHWMSSALLAASLSFLSACEGQISDAANPRNPGPGGGGGPGGTNNPPPLVEQPARSVRVARLTHAQWLSSVKDLLKLDAAPTALAQTFRADPAQSGFLFGNDARALSVDEALWGAYQRAAADLAGQVATDATKLGKLLPPGSTTDEARAKAFVESFGLRALRRPLTADEVEGYLALYRKGPQAYPTMAAFQGGLRMVLEGFLQSPLFLYRVERSTQAADGKVPLDAFEVASRLSYALWNSMPDDALFAAAREGLLSQREGVAAEARRMMADPRARGVVDAYHQVVFDVARYGRILPNTTRFPNVTAKLAESAAKENALFVEDVVFGRKGRFADLLTSRDTFVNDELARVYGLTGTFTANFVPVTLDGAQRRGILTQVGFLASHATSLDPDPIHRGVFLSERLLCQKIGAPPANIPALPAPNGRTNREVVTSHTEGPGTLCASCHTTLINPLGFPFENFDAVGGYRTTDNGHPVDASASPGIGGQKVSVNGALDLADALANAQAVHACYARHWVEFLSGRPAAEEDEALVQRLGKLSQAGQLPIVDLVVEVVTGVGFVNRHPEELP
- a CDS encoding UvrD-helicase domain-containing protein, giving the protein MNAHETALLEDLNPPQAEAVLHGDGPLLVLSGAGSGKTRVITRRVAHLVKVRRVFPWRILAVTFTNKAAREMRERLTQLLGAQANDLVVSTFHSAAAMILRREAEAVGLTKSFVIYDDGDQLNLVKRAMRDTGVEPVMQPREILHRIDQEKNAARLPEDMHVEQEDIRGQIVKRVYAGYQKLLRAANAVDFGDLLLLLVKLFRDRPDVLERYRTRFTHVLVDEFQDTNPVQYAFLRQIAPPPSANLVVVGDDDQSIYRWRGANVDNILQFPMQYPGAKVVKLEQNYRSDQNILTAAHEVISKNPRRMAKKLWSERPKGENLELMLHRDERAEAQEVARRILAVQREGFIKFSSMAVFYRTNAQSRVLEEALRLARVPYQLVSGRSFYDRAEVRDASAYLRLMVNPRSDADLLRVLNVPARGIGDTTEERLTDFANEQGLSLYEALGERHRIPSLNATAQKRLGGFHQLLQSLHAFSLTAKDAAGAVDQMLKESKLVESLVADGSDEALTRAENLKELLGAAQEFDLKRASDMVAAAQAVEAREEEAPEGVDSAPLTADVPPLQAFLEQISLVGEADAEVSEGRVALMTLHAAKGLEFDAVFLTGLEEGVFPHSRALKSEEPDGGEEMAEERRLCYVGFTRARKRLFVSLAQCRSLFGELKYNPPSRFLADVPQALFGFKENDLPPPPRAAAMPQRRRNWDDDETGPRVDRSYSQASSDMDGVGGDVRGMRVRHEQFGSGRIVAAEGSGPNAKVTVEFGGNVGLKRVIARFLIPG
- a CDS encoding PaaI family thioesterase, with the protein product MSDTPSRPSQAQLDRFAELFNQSLTLRHFGARMSFPEGRMVVVELPEVQAQHRGGLGASAVNGGVLSALFDFAIGCTPALRDPTRRCATVQLSMSFERPATGNHLRVEAVIDNGGPSTVFASAKLMDAEGRVCARCQGVVRVSSQPWASGESPATN
- a CDS encoding RNA polymerase sigma factor, with protein sequence MDAAVQGLGMTTLQSRQDTDRVARPAAPDEEALSRRALAGERAAWDALIARHQRRVVVSLLARGIRVDRAQELAQETWARLIQQQQRGLLPELRLPYLAITQAAFLASDDARRTRRESVDGTVEDLPERQHPVDPAQSAEKRLLSEEQLARARDALEQVSPGARNVFLLACDGQGLPHAEVASRVGLSVQRVRQILCEVRKKLRTALEEENHV
- a CDS encoding zf-HC2 domain-containing protein — its product is MSSPTPHLTRDRTEQYLLGALPPEAEAELEAHTLTCEPCARLLQEEALLEEQLYEVAAATPREAVVVRPARWHRPAAAAAALVAVAASVFLMLRPGGTEATPPVTPVEAPAVAARDVEEGPRDIVVACPDLATQEHCLRSASARGLLVYHPGGQGEVPRYDASSELPRVALNSRPAAL
- a CDS encoding AraC family transcriptional regulator → MSLRTRIPGLLLALWAPLAAAQTPSTPAASPDATAAPATSGALPAAPGATRPKLPQGWYVTESAPQHYEAGVDASSPCEGTRSAFLRSRTQATDSFGTFMQAFSAQDYRGKRLRFSAAVRHQDVKGWAGLWMRVEGADPKQPLAFDNMQSRALVGTHGCKRYDVVLDVPQEATTIMAGLIMSGTGQAWLGGVRFETVDASVKTTDLLATPQPLPSGPQGLEEIPASSPVWSGGERLGRVGYYWFDALSVQTENPLVKGKGQLWQGTVGDELFEHGIEVNGTYRNYPLRVKVHAGGPTTRIQGTWGTGPVDIRLSPDVLHMRWGVFERKLLRDREAAAEQGCNVYRQMEGVHEMDRIDVCGVALATRPPLTQLVVSFLANTFRRDPSPFTPPVPSAPVRSPQPDNSAGSNRPATKAR